A single window of Sneathiella limimaris DNA harbors:
- a CDS encoding DUF2232 domain-containing protein — translation MVKDIGIGTALGLISTLLLIFSVLGSGTPAGQVNALQTMSLMTLSVVPLFVAGLGWGLAGGISAVVTGALVAATIIAPLFSMTYVLTCGLPVLLITRQSLLWREENGKVTWYPTTNLVMIWVGVSILLSFMAIALLYQDQELRKNLITQFDLILPQLQQQGKMFEAITAEGIVRALPQFFGPFWGVILLLGGILAQGVLVRFKRNIRPSPVFQDLKLPVWMAVATVGVVGFNLLFNWGDTFLGAVILALEIAFFLQGIAVIHKVSKGWRYRPFILTAVYLSMFLIFWLVLVVALLGLVDSWVGFREKLNGHPDLEED, via the coding sequence ATGGTCAAAGACATTGGTATTGGCACAGCACTGGGCCTAATCAGTACACTTCTTCTGATTTTCTCAGTTCTGGGTAGTGGGACACCCGCCGGGCAAGTAAATGCTCTCCAAACAATGTCCCTGATGACCTTATCTGTTGTTCCCCTCTTCGTCGCTGGACTGGGTTGGGGATTGGCAGGTGGTATTTCAGCGGTAGTAACTGGTGCTCTGGTTGCTGCTACGATTATCGCCCCACTATTCAGTATGACATATGTTTTGACTTGCGGCCTGCCGGTTCTGCTGATCACACGACAGTCCCTGTTGTGGCGCGAGGAAAACGGAAAAGTTACCTGGTATCCAACGACCAATCTGGTCATGATCTGGGTAGGTGTAAGTATTCTCCTGTCCTTTATGGCAATTGCATTGCTGTATCAGGATCAGGAACTGAGGAAAAATCTGATCACTCAGTTTGATCTCATCCTTCCTCAGCTCCAGCAACAGGGGAAAATGTTTGAGGCCATTACGGCAGAAGGAATTGTTCGGGCTCTCCCACAGTTCTTTGGACCGTTCTGGGGCGTGATCCTCCTGCTTGGAGGCATACTGGCACAGGGTGTGCTGGTAAGGTTCAAGCGGAATATCCGACCCAGTCCTGTTTTCCAGGACCTCAAGCTTCCCGTCTGGATGGCGGTTGCAACAGTTGGCGTGGTTGGTTTCAACCTGTTGTTCAACTGGGGTGATACGTTCCTAGGCGCGGTGATACTTGCACTGGAAATCGCATTTTTCCTTCAAGGGATTGCGGTTATCCACAAGGTTTCTAAAGGTTGGCGATATCGACCTTTCATACTGACGGCGGTTTATTTGTCGATGTTTTTAATTTTTTGGCTGGTCCTGGTAGTCGCATTGCTTGGATTGGTCGACAGTTGGGTTGGATTTCGCGAGAAACTGAACGGACATCCAGACCTGGAGGAAGATTAA
- the mltG gene encoding endolytic transglycosylase MltG, with amino-acid sequence MKKFLIFLIALFLLFNAAIAGLIGYGWNLYKTPGPLQTEKILVLKKGSGLRQIATLLESENIIPHELAFILGVRLQSLEKKLKAGEYAFTPGMTGEQVAALLVSGKSVVHGLTIPEGLQSREVLELIKASDILTGDITESLPEGSILPETYHFLRGDTRDSLIQRMKQAFNAEVDALWQANGPTKHIKSKKDLITLASIVEKETGLASERPHVASVFLNRLERGMRLQSDPTVIYGVTNGQSDLGRPISKSDLAAVNDYNTYTRDGLPIGPICNPGLDSLKAVLNPLQTKDLYFVASGDGGHLFARTLKEHNRNVYKWRKLMKERQSN; translated from the coding sequence ATGAAAAAATTCCTGATTTTTCTGATTGCCCTGTTCTTGCTGTTTAACGCAGCAATTGCAGGGTTAATTGGTTATGGATGGAATTTGTATAAGACTCCGGGTCCGCTTCAGACCGAAAAAATCCTAGTCTTAAAAAAGGGAAGCGGCCTTCGTCAAATTGCGACCCTGCTGGAATCTGAAAATATTATTCCTCATGAACTGGCTTTTATCCTTGGGGTCCGGCTTCAGTCCCTGGAGAAAAAACTGAAAGCTGGTGAATATGCATTCACGCCAGGTATGACCGGGGAACAGGTGGCGGCACTGCTGGTCAGTGGTAAGTCGGTTGTTCATGGACTGACAATTCCCGAAGGCTTGCAAAGCCGCGAAGTCCTGGAGCTTATTAAAGCATCTGATATCTTGACGGGTGACATAACAGAAAGCCTGCCGGAAGGATCAATCCTGCCAGAAACCTATCATTTTCTGAGGGGAGACACCCGCGATAGCCTTATTCAGAGGATGAAGCAGGCATTTAATGCGGAAGTAGATGCCTTGTGGCAGGCAAACGGCCCCACCAAACATATCAAAAGTAAAAAGGACCTGATAACCCTTGCATCTATCGTTGAGAAGGAAACTGGACTTGCGAGCGAGCGCCCTCATGTGGCCAGTGTATTCCTTAACCGGTTAGAAAGGGGAATGCGCCTCCAGTCAGATCCTACTGTGATTTATGGAGTTACCAACGGACAATCTGATTTGGGCCGGCCAATTTCTAAATCCGATCTGGCAGCGGTAAATGACTATAACACTTATACGCGGGACGGCTTGCCGATAGGGCCTATCTGCAATCCCGGGTTAGATAGTCTTAAAGCGGTTCTTAATCCATTACAGACTAAGGATCTCTATTTTGTGGCAAGTGGGGATGGCGGACATCTCTTTGCTCGAACCTTGAAAGAGCATAACCGCAACGTCTACAAATGGCGCAAACTGATGAAAGAGCGTCAGAGTAACTAA
- the rpsR gene encoding 30S ribosomal protein S18, producing the protein MSDARRPFFRRRKTCPFSGEGAPKIDYKDVKLLQRFVSERGKIMPSRITAVSAKKQRELARAIKRARNLALLPFVVK; encoded by the coding sequence ATGTCTGATGCACGTCGTCCTTTTTTCCGCCGTCGTAAGACCTGCCCTTTCTCCGGTGAAGGCGCGCCAAAAATCGATTACAAAGATGTAAAGCTTCTGCAACGCTTTGTTTCCGAACGCGGTAAAATCATGCCAAGCCGTATCACTGCCGTTTCTGCAAAGAAACAGCGTGAACTGGCTCGGGCTATCAAACGGGCACGCAACCTCGCGCTGCTGCCGTTTGTTGTTAAGTAA
- the fabG gene encoding 3-oxoacyl-[acyl-carrier-protein] reductase, translating to MFDLTGKCALVTGASGGLGAEIAKDLHAAGATVALSGTREDALKAVADQLGDRVFVVPCNLSDMEAVDGLIKAAEEAMGQVDILVNNAGLTRDGLAMRMKDEDWDTVLDVNLKSAFKLSKNCLRGMMKRKNGRIINITSIVGVTGNPGQMNYAASKAGMIGMSKSLAQEVATRGITVNCVAPGFIATAMTDALPDAQKEALLTAVPAGRLGDPKDISAAVLYLASDEAAYVTGQTLHVNGGMAMI from the coding sequence ATGTTTGATCTGACAGGCAAATGCGCACTGGTAACAGGTGCGTCAGGCGGACTTGGTGCGGAAATCGCGAAAGATTTACACGCGGCCGGTGCGACTGTTGCTCTTTCTGGAACTCGTGAAGATGCTTTGAAAGCCGTTGCTGATCAACTTGGTGACCGGGTTTTTGTTGTGCCTTGCAACCTATCTGATATGGAAGCGGTTGATGGCTTGATTAAAGCTGCTGAAGAGGCGATGGGCCAGGTGGATATCCTCGTCAATAACGCGGGCCTGACAAGAGATGGTTTGGCCATGCGGATGAAGGATGAAGACTGGGATACGGTCCTGGACGTTAATTTGAAGTCTGCGTTTAAGTTGTCAAAAAACTGTCTTCGCGGCATGATGAAACGCAAAAACGGGCGCATTATCAATATCACATCCATTGTTGGCGTAACCGGCAATCCAGGGCAGATGAACTATGCTGCTTCCAAAGCTGGGATGATTGGCATGTCCAAATCTCTCGCGCAGGAAGTTGCCACTCGTGGTATCACAGTAAATTGTGTGGCGCCTGGGTTTATTGCAACTGCAATGACAGACGCGCTGCCTGATGCTCAAAAGGAAGCTCTGCTGACTGCGGTGCCTGCCGGACGCCTTGGGGATCCAAAGGATATTTCGGCTGCCGTTCTATATCTGGCATCTGATGAAGCTGCTTACGTGACGGGGCAAACACTGCATGTAAATGGCGGCATGGCCATGATTTAG
- the fabD gene encoding ACP S-malonyltransferase: MKRAFVFPGQGSQAVGMGKALADAFPVAAQVFEEVDDALSQNLTKLMYEGPIEELTLTENTQPALMATSVAVARVLEAESGKKLSEMADFVAGHSLGEYSALTAAGSLQLADTARLLKARGLAMQKAVPVGEGAMAALLGMEIGGVEELVAEADGAAGICVIANDNADGQVVLSGDKDAVAHVIELAKEKGVRKAMMLPVSAPFHCPLMQPAADEMKAQLADVSIAPPLVPLVANVTASQVSDPETIRGLLVEQVTGRVRWRESVLYMGEQEVEALVELGTGKVLSAMVRRINKEMTGSAVQTPEDIEAFLGSL; the protein is encoded by the coding sequence ATGAAACGTGCATTTGTATTTCCGGGGCAGGGAAGCCAGGCAGTTGGTATGGGAAAGGCGCTTGCGGATGCTTTTCCAGTGGCCGCGCAAGTGTTTGAGGAAGTCGATGACGCCCTCAGTCAGAATCTGACAAAACTCATGTATGAAGGTCCGATCGAAGAGCTGACACTGACAGAAAATACACAGCCAGCCCTGATGGCGACAAGTGTCGCTGTGGCGCGGGTGCTTGAGGCTGAAAGTGGTAAGAAACTCTCCGAAATGGCTGATTTCGTCGCGGGTCACTCTCTGGGTGAATATTCTGCTCTGACTGCTGCAGGTTCCTTGCAGCTTGCTGACACAGCACGTCTGTTGAAGGCGCGTGGACTTGCCATGCAAAAAGCCGTTCCCGTTGGGGAAGGGGCTATGGCTGCCCTACTGGGTATGGAAATCGGCGGTGTGGAAGAGCTGGTCGCTGAAGCTGATGGCGCGGCAGGTATTTGCGTGATTGCCAATGATAATGCCGATGGTCAGGTGGTTCTGAGCGGTGACAAGGATGCTGTTGCGCATGTTATCGAACTTGCCAAGGAAAAGGGTGTTCGGAAAGCGATGATGCTGCCAGTGAGTGCACCATTCCATTGCCCATTGATGCAGCCGGCCGCTGATGAGATGAAAGCCCAGTTGGCAGACGTATCGATCGCGCCTCCACTGGTGCCACTAGTTGCTAACGTAACGGCCTCTCAGGTCAGCGACCCTGAAACCATTCGCGGTTTGCTGGTTGAGCAGGTCACAGGTCGAGTTCGCTGGCGGGAAAGCGTTCTTTATATGGGTGAACAGGAAGTTGAAGCTTTGGTAGAGCTTGGAACTGGGAAAGTTCTCTCCGCCATGGTTCGTCGGATTAATAAAGAAATGACTGGAAGCGCTGTTCAGACACCTGAGGATATTGAAGCGTTTTTGGGTTCACTTTAA
- the rplI gene encoding 50S ribosomal protein L9 — MEIVLLERVEKLGQMGDVVTVKNGYARNFLLPQGKALRANKDNLAIFEAKRAQLEADNLKRKEEAEQVAQKIDGMTVILIRAASESQQLYGSVSTQDIARAVTENGATVDRKQVIMDKVLKTLGLHEIRIRLHPEVTVGITINIARSNEEAEIQARGESVEAVAEAALDARDEAINDVFESTAEQEDEEAES, encoded by the coding sequence ATGGAAATTGTATTGCTGGAGCGTGTTGAAAAACTCGGTCAAATGGGTGATGTCGTTACAGTCAAGAACGGTTACGCCCGGAACTTTCTGCTGCCTCAGGGCAAAGCACTCAGAGCCAACAAGGACAACCTTGCTATCTTTGAAGCAAAACGGGCTCAGCTCGAAGCAGACAACCTAAAACGCAAAGAAGAAGCAGAACAGGTTGCTCAGAAAATTGATGGCATGACTGTTATCCTGATCCGTGCGGCTTCTGAAAGCCAGCAGCTTTACGGTTCAGTCAGCACTCAGGACATTGCGCGCGCCGTGACAGAAAATGGTGCAACAGTTGACCGTAAACAGGTCATCATGGACAAAGTTCTGAAAACACTTGGCCTGCACGAAATTCGCATTCGTCTGCACCCTGAAGTTACTGTTGGTATTACAATCAACATCGCTCGCTCTAACGAGGAAGCAGAAATTCAGGCTCGCGGTGAATCTGTTGAAGCAGTCGCTGAGGCTGCTCTCGATGCACGTGATGAAGCGATCAACGATGTTTTCGAATCTACTGCTGAACAAGAAGACGAAGAAGCTGAATCCTAA
- a CDS encoding acyl carrier protein → MSDTAEQVKKIVIEHLGVEEAKVTEDASFVDDLGADSLDTVELVMAFEEQFNIEIPDDAAEKILTVKDAISFIESAS, encoded by the coding sequence ATGAGCGATACAGCGGAACAAGTTAAAAAAATCGTTATTGAACACCTGGGTGTTGAAGAAGCTAAAGTAACTGAAGATGCAAGCTTCGTTGATGATCTTGGTGCAGACAGCCTGGACACTGTTGAGCTGGTTATGGCTTTTGAAGAGCAGTTCAATATCGAAATTCCAGACGATGCTGCTGAAAAAATCCTGACAGTTAAGGATGCTATTAGCTTTATCGAGTCAGCTTCCTAA
- the fabF gene encoding beta-ketoacyl-ACP synthase II, giving the protein MRRVVVTGLGLVTPLANGVKPSWDRLINGESGAGMITKFDTTDLAVAYGCEVPVGDSQPDAFNADDVLAPKEQRKLDSFIIYGIAAADEAIKDSGWTPETDEDFFRTGVSIGSGIGGLPSIEENSIKLHEQGPRRISPFFIPGALINLVSGQVSIRHGFKGPNHAVVTACSTGAHAIGDAARMIADDDADVMVAGGAEAAMCRIGFAGFASAKALSKGFHDDPTRASRPYDVDRDGFVMGEGAGVVVLEEYEHAKKRGAHIYAEVVGYGLSGDAYHITAPASDGDGGFRSMQMALRKSGLTTADIGYVNAHGTSTPLGDEIEVGAVKRLFGADVANLAMSSTKSAIGHLLGAAGGVEAVFSILAMEHGVLPPTLNLDQPSEGLEDMNLVPKVAQEKKVDAVLSNSFGFGGTNASLVMKRV; this is encoded by the coding sequence ATGCGACGTGTAGTTGTTACTGGACTAGGACTTGTCACGCCTTTGGCTAACGGTGTTAAGCCGAGCTGGGACAGGTTGATAAATGGTGAGTCCGGTGCTGGAATGATCACCAAGTTTGACACAACAGACTTGGCGGTGGCTTACGGTTGTGAGGTGCCTGTCGGTGACAGTCAGCCTGATGCGTTTAATGCCGATGATGTGTTGGCTCCAAAGGAGCAGCGGAAACTTGATAGTTTCATTATCTATGGTATTGCAGCGGCTGATGAAGCGATCAAGGACTCTGGATGGACACCAGAAACTGATGAAGATTTCTTCAGAACTGGCGTGTCCATCGGGTCCGGGATTGGCGGTTTGCCGTCAATCGAAGAGAATTCCATAAAACTTCATGAGCAGGGTCCCCGTCGGATCAGCCCGTTCTTCATTCCGGGTGCTTTGATCAACCTGGTTTCTGGGCAGGTTTCCATCCGCCACGGATTTAAGGGTCCCAACCACGCCGTTGTAACAGCCTGTTCTACAGGTGCTCATGCGATTGGTGATGCGGCCCGCATGATTGCCGATGATGATGCAGACGTGATGGTTGCAGGTGGTGCAGAAGCTGCCATGTGCCGGATCGGCTTTGCCGGCTTTGCCTCTGCCAAGGCACTGTCCAAGGGCTTCCATGATGATCCAACCAGAGCGTCTCGTCCTTACGATGTGGACCGCGATGGCTTCGTAATGGGTGAGGGCGCTGGCGTTGTTGTGCTCGAAGAATATGAGCATGCCAAGAAACGCGGTGCGCATATTTATGCAGAGGTTGTGGGCTATGGCCTGTCCGGAGATGCGTATCATATTACTGCACCTGCCAGTGACGGTGACGGTGGTTTCCGTTCCATGCAGATGGCGCTTCGGAAATCTGGTCTGACCACTGCAGATATCGGTTATGTAAACGCGCACGGTACATCCACACCGCTTGGTGATGAGATTGAAGTTGGCGCTGTAAAACGGCTCTTTGGTGCTGACGTTGCTAACCTTGCGATGTCATCAACAAAATCCGCAATTGGTCATCTGCTCGGTGCAGCGGGCGGTGTTGAAGCCGTCTTCTCTATCCTGGCTATGGAGCATGGTGTATTGCCACCAACCTTGAACCTTGACCAACCGTCTGAGGGACTTGAGGATATGAACCTCGTTCCAAAGGTTGCACAGGAGAAGAAAGTCGATGCCGTTCTGTCCAACTCTTTCGGGTTTGGGGGAACCAACGCGTCGCTTGTGATGAAGCGAGTGTAA
- the rpsF gene encoding 30S ribosomal protein S6, with amino-acid sequence MPLYETVFIARQDISSQQVDALTEKMSQFVTAGDGKVAKVENWGLRNLAYKVKKNRKGHYVLLNIDAPVDAVKEMERNMRLDEDILRHMTIRVDELEEGDSVMLQSKSGRSGGRRDSDEDGDSAESSEDKSDNDASEEDN; translated from the coding sequence ATGCCTCTATATGAGACAGTTTTTATTGCCCGTCAGGACATTTCCTCCCAGCAGGTGGATGCACTGACAGAAAAAATGTCCCAGTTTGTAACAGCTGGCGACGGTAAAGTTGCTAAAGTCGAAAATTGGGGACTTCGCAACCTGGCTTACAAGGTTAAGAAAAACCGCAAAGGCCATTACGTTCTTCTCAACATTGATGCCCCTGTCGATGCCGTCAAGGAAATGGAACGCAACATGCGTCTGGACGAAGATATCCTTCGCCACATGACCATCCGCGTTGATGAACTTGAAGAAGGCGATTCCGTCATGCTTCAGAGCAAAAGTGGTCGCTCCGGCGGTCGTCGCGACTCTGACGAAGATGGTGACAGCGCCGAGTCTAGCGAAGACAAGTCTGATAACGATGCTTCCGAGGAGGATAACTAA